In Tubulanus polymorphus chromosome 8, tnTubPoly1.2, whole genome shotgun sequence, one genomic interval encodes:
- the LOC141910421 gene encoding pumilio homolog 1-like, with protein MPADQINNKTMTESAWDDSQVMMNGATTRGGPMQAPPGGRHRTSQDDAMVGYFFQRPQNEPPGPQYTKRWAVGDDSRIDQVQRGMTVSELERDFHSMTFDREIGPHTKKIWDLPDNEQQKQAVEKDIFVSAGSPWTPRDDTWSTSGTSYPNEHAVSQPINMVQRRPGSFPSSEANNVLSPRSSEASALGVNMVEYVLGSPSSKEIDRMRMKGYVPQVQGDPNHPKVDIKQGKPPSPFEPDKNVVDVKETNGMIQNGVDDDKVYRSQPQQVQPGKYMVAQPAFCLVTRPHPGAPGGAGGNNGSRQTSPQDDEVKQQQMIENQRLMMGGAGKPEDLLQGQPQLMQPGLQLDAPQFDPQLGIDPVQFDYSNPIVPSMDSPNFGGMDYNQQMQMQRQQPIAVLTPQQYAAAQQQQLGTSYVINAGQDPYAVGIPVAGPAVVGPQYYSVPWGIYPANIVQQGQNPQGGVPQQQQLIRNQQGRPLTPSQQDQIGSQNNGSVQQIQTPENTVYLPGAGYQILAPAYYDQNGQLVMGNARGIGTPVRLVSPAPVLVSGAAGQQAYTGNSNLGYTSANNNLLTAAGNNPQQTGYGNSNTPQGGIGSEFLSGLSNRRDSLSEYKLNEFKRSQMPMNQYYNSMGGGASGSPAAGPMGLVQSAQSLTPPPSLSGSNSNLSLGGKWWSSEGLGGSGSRGYSAAPGAEAKYRAGLTSSSPFFGNGIFNTRNMARGSSLSKEVTVGRSRLLEDFRNNRIPNLQLKDLVNHVVEFSQDQHGSRFIQQKLERATPAEKAMVFNEILTAAYSLMTDVFGNYVIQKFFEFGTPDQKQTLAQRVRGHVLPLALQMYGCRVIQKALESIPPDMQVEIVKELDGHVLKCVKDQNGNHVVQKCIECVDPKHLQFIIDAFKGQVFTLSTHPYGCRVIQRILEHCTPEQTTPILEELHEHTERLVQDQYGNYVIQHVLEHGRPEDKSKIVNMLRGQILVLAQHKFASNVVEKCVSHSSRSERALLIDEVCSMNDGPHSALYTMMKDQFANYVVQKMIDVAEPPQRKILMHKIRPHVGTLRKYTYGKHILAKLEKFFMKNTELGPIGMPPNGSMQ; from the exons GTTCAAAGAGGAATGACAGTATCGGAATTGGAAAGGGATTTTCATTCGATGACTTTTGATCGCGAG ATCGGGCCGCACACGAAGAAAATCTGGGATCTACCGGACAACGAGCAGCAGAAACAAGCGGTCGAGAAGGACATATTCGTGTCGGCGGGCAGTCCGTGGACGCCTCGCGACGATACGTGGAGTACCTCAGGTACATCGTACCCTAATG AACATGCCGTGTCTCAACCGATTAATATGGTACAGCGGCGGCCGGGTAGCTTCCCGAGCAGCGAGGCGAACAACGTGCTGTCACCGCGCTCGTCTGAAGCTAGCGCGCTCGGCGTAAACATGGTCGAATACGTGCTGGGTTCGCCGTCGAGTAAAGAGATCGACCGCATGAGAATGAAGGGCTAC GTACCGCAAGTGCAGGGCGATCCGAATCACCCGAAAGTCGACATCAAACAAGGCAAACCGCCTTCGCCGTTCGAGCCCGATAAAAACGTCGTGGACGTCAAAGAGACGAATGGTATGATACAGAACGGCGTCGACGATGATAAAGTTTACAG GTCACAACCGCAGCAGGTTCAGCCCGGTAAATATATGGTCGCCCAGCCGGCGTTCTGTCTGGTAACTAGGCCGCATCCGGGAGCGCCAGGTGGCGCGGGCGGTAACAACGGCAGTCGTCAAACGTCGCCTCAGGATGACGAGGTCAAACAACAGCAGATGATCGAGAATCAACGATTGATGATGGGAGGCGCCGGTAAACCGGAGGATCTGCTGCAGGGTCAGCCGCAGCTGATGCAGCCCGGGTTACAGCTCGACGCGCCGCAGTTCGACCCACAGCTCGGCATCGACCCGGTACAGTTCGATTATTCGAACCCGATCGTGCCGTCGATGGATAGCCCGAACTTCGGTGGAATGGACTATAATCAACAG ATGCAGATGCAGCGACAGCAACCGATCGCAGTTTTAACGCCGCAACAATATGCAGCTGCCCAGCAACAGCAACTCG GAACGTCGTACGTTATCAATGCAGGTCAGGATCCGTACGCAGTCGGCATACCAGTCGCAG GTCCCGCCGTCGTCGGTCCGCAGTATTACAGCGTACCGTGGGGTATCTACCCGGCGAACATCGTTCAACAGGGCCAGAACCCGCAAGGGGGCGTCCCGCAGCAACAGCAGTTGATACGCAATCAACAGGGACGACCGTTGACCCCGTCGCAACAGGATCAGATCGGCTCGCAGAATAACGGCAGCGTTCAACAGATTCAAACACCAG AGAATACGGTATATTTACCGGGAGCTGGTTATCAGATATTAGCGCCGGCGTACTACGACCAGAACGGACAGTTAGTGATGGGTAACGCTCGCGGTATCGGTACGCCCGTACGCCTCGTCTCCCCGGCTCCGGTTCTAGTAAGTGGCGCCGCCGGACAACAAG CTTACACGGGAAACAGTAACCTTGGTTACACGTCTGCTAATAACAATTTATTAACGGCCGCCGGCAATAACCCGCAACAGACTGGTTATGGTAATAGCAATACACCACAAGGTGGCATAGGTTCAG AGTTTCTGTCTGGATTGTCGAATCGTCGCGACTCGCTGTCCGAATACAAACTGAACGAATTCAAACGAAGTCAGATGCCGATGAATCAGTACTACAATTCGATGGGAGGTGGTGCCAGCGGCTCGCCGGCCGCCGGTCCGATGGGACTGGTCCAGTCGGCTCAGTCGTTGACGCCCCCGCCGTCGCTCAGCGGTTCAAATTCCAATTTGAGTCTCGGTGGAAAATGGTGGAGCAGCGAAG GATTAGGCGGTAGCGGATCGCGAGGTTACTCGGCAGCGCCCGGGGCCGAGGCTAAATACCGGGCCGGACTGACCAGCAGTAGCCCGTTCTTCGGTAACGGTATATTCAACACTCGCAACATGGCTCGCGG aTCGAGTTTGTCGAAAGAGGTGACAGTCGGTCGCAGTCGATTGTTGGAAGATTTCCGCAACAATCGAATTCCGAATCTGCAGCTGAAAGATTTGGTGAATCACGTCGTCGAGTTCTCGCAGGATCAACACGGCTCTAG GTTCATCCAGCAGAAACTGGAACGAGCGACGCCCGCTGAGAAAGCGATGGTGTTCAACGAGATACTCACCGCCGCGTACAGCCTGATGACCGACGTCTTCGGTAACTACGTCATTCAGAAGTTTTTCGAATTCGGCACGCCCGACCAGAAACAGACGCTCGCTCAGCGAGTACGCGGGCACGTGCTGCCACTCGCGTTGCAGATGTACGGTTGTCGCGTGATCCAGAAAGCGTTGGAATCGATTCCTCCCGACATGCAA GTTGAAATTGTTAAAGAATTGGACGGCCACGTTTTGAAATGCGTCAAAGACCAGAACGGAAACCACGTCGTACAGAAATGTATCGAATGCGTCGACCCGAAACATCTACAGTTTATCATCGACGCTTTCAAAGGACAG GTATTCACGCTGTCCACACACCCGTACGGTTGTCGCGTCATTCAGCGTATACTGGAGCACTGCACTCCGGAGCAGACGACTCCGATACTGGAGGAACTACACGAACACACCGAACGTCTCGTACAGGATCAGTACGGCAACTACGTCATACAGCACGTGCTGGAGCACGGCCGCCCGGAGGATAAGAGTAAAATAGTGAACATGCTCCGTGGTCAGATTCTTGTACTGGCTCAACACAAATTCGCCAG TAATGTTGTTGAGAAGTGTGTTTCTCATTCGTCAAGAAGCGAACGTGCTTTACTGATCGATGAAGTCTGTTCCATGAATGATGG GCCTCACAGCGCCCTCTACACGATGATGAAGGATCAGTTCGCGAACTACGTCGTGCAGAAGATGATCGACGTCGCCGAGCCGCCGCAGCGCAAAATACTGATGCACAAAATACGTCCGCACGTCGGCACGTTGCGTAAATACACGTACGGTAAACACATACTCGCGAAACTCGAGAAATTCTTCATGAAAAACACCGAGCTCGGCCCGATCGGAATGCCGCCGAACGGCTCCATGCAGTAG
- the LOC141909856 gene encoding eukaryotic translation initiation factor 5A-1-like, with protein MADDDHDFTNADAGASKTYPQQCSALRKNGYVVIKQRPCKIVEMSTSKTGKHGHAKVHLVALDIFNNKKYEDICPSTHNMDVPHVKRIDYQLMNIDDNFLTLMSDAGEQREDIKLPDNEIGKEISSKFDAGESFYVTILSAMGEEAAVGTKVMTS; from the coding sequence ATGGCCGATGATGATCATGATTTCACCAACGCCGATGCCGGTGCATCCAAAACCTACCCGCAGCAGTGCTCGGCGCTGCGTAAGAACGGCTACGTCGTCATCAAGCAACGTCCGTGCAAAATCGTCGAGATGTCGACGTCGAAGACCGGCAAGCACGGCCACGCAAAGGTGCACCTCGTCGCGTTGGATATTTTCAACAATAAGAAGTACGAGGACATTTGTCCGTCGACGCACAACATGGACGTGCCGCACGTGAAACGTATCGACTACCAACTGATGAACATTGACGACAACTTCTTGACTTTGATGTCCGACGCCGGCGAGCAACGCGAAGACATAAAACTGCCGGATAACGAAATCGGCAAGGAAATCTCGTCGAAGTTCGACGCAGGCGAATCATTCTACGTGACGATCTTGTCGGCGATGGGCGAAGAGGCCGCGGTCGGCACGAAGGTGATGACGTCGTAA
- the LOC141909806 gene encoding signal recognition particle 19 kDa protein-like, with translation MARSWNPDFNCSDRERWVCVYPAYINSKKTVAEGRRIPKNRSVDNPTYVEIRDVLANAGMTVGVENKVYPRELDPRDPKFRGRIRVQLKDENGAILHENFPTRRSVLFYLGETIPKLKARVSAQNASQSSQQSQQSNAQKRQRGKKKK, from the exons ATGGCGAGATCGTGGAACCCCGATTTTAATTGTTCGGATCGAGAGAG gTGGGTGTGTGTTTATCCGGCCTACATAAACAGTAAGAAGACTGTCGCTGAAGGCAGAAGGATACCGAAAAATAGA AGCGTTGACAATCCGACGTATGTCGAGATCCGAGATGTGTTAGCTAATGCCGGCATGACTGTCGGAGTAGAG aataaagTTTACCCTCGCGAATTGGATCCTCGAGACCCGAAATTCCGCGGTAGAATTCGCGTTCAACTCAAAGATGAAAATGGTGCGATATTGCACGAAAACTTCCCAACGA GAAggtctgttttattttatctcgGGGAAACGATTCCGAAATTGAAGGCTCGCGTTTCGGCTCAGAACGCGTCGCAGTCTAGTCAACAATCGCAGCAGTCAAACGCGCAAAAACGTCAACGcggaaaaaagaagaaataa